A region from the Vulpes lagopus strain Blue_001 chromosome 5, ASM1834538v1, whole genome shotgun sequence genome encodes:
- the ALKAL2 gene encoding ALK and LTK ligand 2, translating to MRGPGLPPLGLPPLGPPLGLLLALLLVLGAARPGGTEPGQAAAGRSLLRLVVEILQELRKAHAGEAKRLHGPGLGRRELSESDGAGRPLPEEQRVEIVPRDLRMKDKFLKHLTGPLYFSPKCSKHFHRLYHNTRDCTVPAYYKRCARLLTRLAVSPACVDG from the exons ATGCGCGGCCCGGGGCTCCCGCCGCTGGGGCTCCCGCCGCTGGGGCCGccgctggggctgctgctggcgctgctgctggtgctgggggcggcgcggcccggggGCACGGAGCCCGGGCAGGCGGCCGCGGGGCGCTCGCTGCTGCGGCTCGTCGTGGAGATCCTGCAGGAGCTCAGGAAGGCGCACGCGGGCGAGGCCAAGCGGCTGCACGGCCCGGGCCTGGGCCGCCGGGAGCTGTCGGAGTCGGACGGCgcggggcgccccctccccgagGAGCAGAGGGTCG AAATTGTTCCTCGAGATCTGAGGATGAAGGACAAGTTTCTAAAGCACCTTACAG GCCCCCTTTATTTCAGTCCCAAGTGCAGCAAACACTTCCACAGGCTGTACCACAACACCAGGGACTGCACCGTCCCCGCAT ACTACAAGCGATGTGCCCGGCTCCTGACCCGGCTGGCCGTCAGCCCCGCGTGCGTGGACGGATGA